A stretch of the Papaver somniferum cultivar HN1 chromosome 6, ASM357369v1, whole genome shotgun sequence genome encodes the following:
- the LOC113288323 gene encoding uncharacterized protein LOC113288323: MREEVISSGGTNTVDALLIARSSSPPTTPAASSAGASSPAVPTNVGSIDWFGQGQGSKAGSLSCGGSQPYKTSLSTSAGGSALGSSQPSCRPWERGDLLRRLATFNPSHWSGKPKVASTLTCARRGWVNVDVDEIVCESCGAKLSFVFSASWTSAEVDSAGEAFAKQLDLGHRVSCPWKGNNCAESLVQFPPTPQSALIGGYKDRCDGLLQFQSLPVISGSAIEQMRISRSSQVDRFLSQSQLLLSVELGFKSESIPGTQSSREEVPAVYSLSQKLISLCGWETRWLPNVQDLEEHSAQSARNESSFVRSRDRAGPSHDAWFSKNATSASAKKDTGKKKASALESRCESLLPMLDCSLCGATVKIWDFRTVPRPSRLGSNNIDTSEISKKMSLARGASAASGISGWVADGLEKEQIEVRDEAATNEVKSLSNAGVDLNLSMAGVLPTTSQSAVVPVTEHNQDGAGIGRDLRIGQPSGSEVGDRATSYESRGPSTRKRSLEGGGSTVDRPPHLRTQQADSVEGTVIDRDGDEVNDGRQYSAGPSKRVRDFDFDTYHSPYIRDSSGAGPSHTIGFGVEMDVNRSERFNQRHDQVVGISSARDSARASSVIAMDTIGHGTDEDSMESVENYPGDVDDAHFSSPAMYKNLDMNDASELNYSNQAQQSTCVQPAAERIAQEIGVSSINDSEEIVNAETATVHARDRFSFGLSVGSVGMGASHEAEIHGTDASVHRGESVVGDAEPVAEVTENQGQTGEYTPDPGLMDEFIPEMMDREDPHGDSQDVISRSVGREDSGSKVDGSAKADSVESGQKISQSHRLIHGNSAHHSLSCDAAVYSAYEASKGEVTQAGKASLTDDCAFTEYMGANGIGPPNGESNYEEAISFDPIKHHNRCCPWVNGNVAAAGCSNSGISSSSFGTSALCGWQLTLDALDAFQSLGHIPNQTPQSESAASQYKDDHIYPSQKLLARHSASKNHGKH, translated from the exons ATGAGAGAGGAAGTTATAAGCTCAGGTGGTACTAACACTGTTGATGCTTTGCTCATAGCTAGGTCATCTTCACCTCCTACTACTCCAGCTGCTAG TTCAGCTGGAGCATCCTCACCTGCTGTACCCACAAATGTTGGAAGTATAGACTGGTTTGGTCAAGGACAGGGTTCCAAAGCAGGCTCTCTATCTTGTGGTGGTTCACAACCATACAAGACTTCCTTGAGCACTAGTGCTGGTGGTTCTGCTCTTGGATCATCTCAACCTTCATGCAGACCGTGGGAGCGGGGGGATTTGCTTAGGCGTTTGGCCACATTTAACCCTTCACACTGGTCTGGAAAGCCAAAG GTTGCTAGTACATTGACCTGTGCACGAAGAGGTTGGGTAAATGTAGACGTTGATGAAATTGTGTGCGAGTCTTGTGGAGCGAAGCTGAGCTTTGTTTTTTCAGCATCTTGGACATCAGCTGAAG TTGATAGTGCTGGGGAAGCTTTTGCCAAGCAGCTTGATCTTGGACACAGGGTCTCGTGTCCTTGGAAAGGAAACAACTGTGCTGAAAGCTTGGTTCAGTTCCCTCCAACGCCCCAATCAGCCCTGATCGGCGGTTACAAGGATCGATGTGATGGACTGTTACAATTTCAGTCTCTTCCTGTTATATCTGGATCTGCTATTGAACAGATGCGGATTTCTCGAAGCTCACAAGTGGACCGCTTTCTATCGCAGTCACAACTTCTATTATCTGTGGAATTGGGTTTCAAGTCAGAGAGCATCCCAGGAACCCAATCCTCGCGAGAAGAGGTTCCTGCTGTCTATTCTCTT TCTCAGAAGCTGATAAGCCTATGCGGATGGGAAACCCGATGGCTTCCTAATGTTCAAGACCTTGAAGAGCATTCTGCTCAGTCGGCTAGAAATGAATCTTCTTTTGTCCGCAGTAGAGACCGAGCAGGGCCCTCTCATGATGCATGGTTTAGCAAGAATGCAACTTCTGCTTCTGCAAAGAAAGACACTGGAAAGAAGAAAGCATCAGCTCTGGAGTCTAGATGTGAATCCCTGTTGCCTATGTTGGATTGTAGCTTATGTGGTGCCACTGTCAAAATCTGGGACTTCCGTACTGTTCCCCGTCCTTCTCGTTTGGGTTCCAACAATATTGATACCTCAGAAATAAGCAAAAAGATGTCGTTGGCACGTGGAGCAAGTGCAGCAAGTGGAATCAGTGGATGGGTTGCTGACGGCTTGGAGAAAGAACAGATTGAGGTCCGTGATGAAGCGGCAACAAATGAGGTCAAATCGCTATCAAATGCAGGTGTtgatttgaatctttccatggctGGTGTTTTACCAACTACTTCTCAGTCAGCAGTTGTTCCTGTAACAGAACACAATCAAGATGGTGCAGGTATAGGAAGGGATCTAAGAATAGGGCAACCTTCAGGTAGTGAGGTTGGAGACCGTGCGACATCCTATGAATCACGTGGCCCCAGTACTCGAAAACGGAGTTTAGAGGGAGGTGGTAGCACAGTTGATAGACCACCACATTTAAGAACGCAGCAGGCTGATAGCGTAGAAGGAACTGTGATAGACCGTGACGGTGACGAAGTAAATGATGGCAGGCAATATTCAGCTGGGCCGTCTAAACGTGTGCGTGACTTCGATTTTGATACATACCATTCGCCATACATAAGAGATTCATCTGGTGCTGGTCCTAGCCATACAATAGGTTTCGGTGTAGAAATGGATGTGAACAGAAGTGAACGGTTCAACCAAAGGCATGATCAAGTTGTTGGCATCTCATCGGCTAGGGATTCAGCACGTGCATCTTCTGTAATTGCAATGGATACAATTGGTCATGGCACGGACGAAGATTCTATGGAAAGTGTGGAAAATTATCCTGGTGATGTTGACGATGCTCACTTTTCTTCTCCAGCTATGTATAAGAACCTAGACATGAATGATGCTTCAGAGCTCAACTACAGTAATCAGGCACAACAAAGCACTTGTGTCCAACCGGCTGCTGAAAGAATTGCCCAAGAAATAGGTGTCAGCAGCATTAATGACAGCGAGGAAATAGTAAATGCGGAAACAGCAACTGTTCATGCACGTGACCGGTTTAGCTTTGGACTTAGTGTAGGAAGTGTTGGTATGGGTGCTAGTCATgaggcagaaattcacgggaccgATGCTTCTGTTCACAGAGGAGAGAGTGTTGTTGGTGACGCTGAACCTGTAGCTGAAGTCACTGAGAATCAAGGGCAAACAGGTGAATATACTCCGGATCCGGGGTTAATGGATgagttcattcctgaaatgaTGGATAGAGAGGATCCTCATGGTGATAGTCAAGATGTGATATCTCGATCAGTTGGAAGGGAAGATAGTGGATCTAAAGTTGATGGTTCAGCCAAGGCTGATTCTGTTGAAAGTGGTCAGAAAATAAGTCAAAGCCACAGATTGATTCATGGTAACAGTGCCCATCATTCCCTTTCTTGTGATGCTGCAGTATACTCTGCTTATGAAGCTTCCAAGGGAGAGGTGACTCAAGCCGGCAAAGCCTCCCTTACCGATGATTGTGCATTCACTGAATATATGGGTGCAAATGGAATAG GGCCACCAAATGGGGAAAGCAATTATGAAGAAGCCATATCATTTGATCCTATTAAGCATCACAATCGTTGCTGTCCGTGGGTGAACGGAAACGTTGCTGCAGCTGGCTGCAGTAATAGTGGCATTTCGAGTTCCAGTTTTGGTACTTCAGCTCTGTGCGGGTGGCAGCTGACGTTGGATGCGCTGGATGCCTTCCAGTCACTAGGTCATATTCCCAATCAAACACCACAGTCTGAGTCTGCAGCATCTCAGTATAAG GATGACCACATCTACCCGAGCCAAAAGCTGTTGGCACGACATTCAGCAAGCAAAAATCACGGAAAACATTGA